The genomic interval CTTTTCAAATTTTCGTAATCTGAAAAGTATAAATTTGTATGGAAATAAATTGGAAGGAAGAGTTCCTACCTCGTTTTCTGAACTTGAACAGCTAGAAACTCTTGATCTGGGAAGTAATCAATTACATGATACATTTCCGCAGTGTTTGGAGTCCCTCCCAAATCTCCGTGTTCTTGTTCtgaaatcaaataattttcatgGCCTCATAAACCAGAGTTCAAAGATAGAACACCCATTTCCTAACTTGGTTAGAATTTTAACTGTGTTGACAGCCATAGATGTATCAAAAAACAATTTTGAAGGGAAGATTCCTGAATACATTGGAAATCTAGCCTCGCTCAGATATCTCAATTTATCTCACAATTTTCTTGCAGGTCACATACCATCCTGCAAGAAACTTGATGTGAAATCACAATTTATCTCAACGGGGCTAGTGAAATCACAATTTTAAGCTGTGGTGATTGGATACGGCTGTGGAGTTGTGCCAAAATTTATCATCGGAAACTTGATGTTGATGGCAGGTAAACCAAAATGGTATGCTGGGATCATTGCCTGCGAACTGGGACTCAAGGTCAGGAGAATGGAAATTAGAATGAAATTTTAATGATTTGATATAAATTTGTATCTCTTGTTTACTGTCACCACATTAGATCAAAAATTCTGAAATAATATTCCTATCTGTCTCTTTTGTGATATAATTCCATTAACCCCTGGGAAATGCGATTACAAAAAAACATTTACGAACCTTAATATTCATGCAGCCAAAATTTTTAAAGGGAAAAATGAGAAATTTCATCACCTTTTTTCCCGAAATCATTGTGATGCTCATCTGCCTGCAATACCACCATGTTGTTCCATTGACTCCTGTCCAGCAACAAACTGCATTGTTCCAGTTTAACCAAAGCTTGACCATTGGTTCTCCTAGAAATTGCTCTTATAATCCTAATAATTACAAATTTTCATCGCATCCGAAGACCAAGCATTGGAGCATGAGTTCAGATTACTGCACATGGGAGGGAGTTAGCTGTGAACACAAGTCAGGGCATATATTCGGATTGGATTTAAGTTGCAGTCAGTTGGTAGGAACCATTCTTCCTGCCAGCATTCTTTTCAACTCGCTCATCTAGAGTTCCTCAACCTTTCTTGGAACGACTTTTCTCTCCTCAAAAATTCGGTTTCTTTGCAAAAGGTTTAACACGTCTCAATCTCTCAAAAACAGGATTTCAAGGAACAATCCCTCAGGTATTTCTCATTTGTATAGACTGGTCTCACTTGATCTCGGTGACAACCATCCTGTTAAACTTGCAGATGAAGTGTTTAAATCACTATTGCAGAATTTAACTCAACTCAGAGTGCTTAATCTTGAACAGGTTAACATCTCCTCAGTTTTACCCAAGAATTTGTCTTCTTCAACCCTAAAAGTTCTTAACCTTAAGTATACTGGTTTATATGGAGTATTGCCCCAGGAGGCTTTCCACCTCCCCAACTAAGAACTATTGAATTTATCTTATAATACAAACCTCATTATTACATTACCTAAAGTTAAGTGGGGAAGCAGTGGTACTCTCCAACACCTTTCTCTTAGTGGAACAAACTTCCATCATGCAGGTATACCTGATTCAGTACGATTTTTGGATTCGTTGGACACTTTGTCACTCAAGGATTGTAAATTGTCAGGGCCAATATACTGAAGTCAGTTTATTTCCTCACTGGATTGGGTCAGTGGATTTTTTTATCTGAATATTTCTCACAACAGATTAAAAGGTGGTCTTGAGAAAATACCTTGGAATAATATTCAGTACCTTGATCTTCAATCCAATAAGCTTAGTGGATCATTACCCACCTCGATCTGTAATTCGAGCTCTCTTCAGCTCCTTAATTTGTCTGATAACACTTTGAGCGGTTTACTCCCCATTTGTCGAACAAATTTGACCATTCTTTGGGTGCTTGATCTACGATGAATAACATTGAGGGGAACAATCCACCAAACTTAACAAATTTTCGTAATCTGGAAACTGTAAATTTAAATGGAAATAGATTAGAAGGAATAATTCCTTCTCCTTTTGCTGGATTTGATGCTTTACAAGTTCTTGATCTTGGAAACAATCAAATATTTGATACACTGTCAGAAATATATTTCAGAAACTTCAAGGCTATGATAAATGGTGAAGCGAATAAAATGAAGCGTCGTTATATGGAGCGCAGTATTACAGTGATTTCACGAATCTGGCAATCAAAGGCAATGAGATTCTGTTGGACAAAATGTTAACTATATTCACAACCATTGATTTATCAAGGAGATTCCTGAATACATCGGATATATTGGTAACTTTGGTGTTAGGATATGGGGGTGCAGTGGTGTTTGCATTTATTATCGGAAACTGGAAGTTGTTAGCTAGAAAACCAAAATGGTTTGCTGGAATTATTGCCATGGAATTGGGTCTCAAGATCAGGAGGGTGGAGATAAAATGGAATCATGTCAACACTCATCCCATATAATGAACGATTGTGAAATTATATTCCCATGTAATGATAGTATCCGCCAGCAAAAGTTAGTATTACAGTGATTTCACGAATCTGGCAATCAAAGGCAATGAGATTCTGTTGGACAAAATGTTAACTATATTCACAACCATTGATTTATCAAGGAGATTCCTGAATACATCGGAAATCTAGTGTCACTCAGATTTCTCAATCTTTCTTGCAATATCTCACAGGCCTGATGCCATCCTCGATTGCAAAGTTGACGGTGTTGGAGTCACTAGACCTCTCATCCAACAAACTTGAAGGCGAAATTCCACAGCGACTCGCTGGATTATATTCTCTTGCACTTCTAAATCTTTCTTGCAACCAACTTCGAGAATGACAGCTATGTTGGTAACTTTGGTGTTAGGATATGGGGGTGCAGTGGCGTTTGCATTTATTATCGGAAACTGGAAGTTGCTAGCTAGAAAACCAAAATGGTTTGCTGGAATTATTGCCATGGAATTGGGTCTCAAGATCAGGAGGGTGGAGATAAAATGGAATCATGTCAACTCTCATCCCATATAATGAACGATTGTGAAATTATATTCCCATGTAATGATAGTATCCGCCAGCAAAAGTTAGTGTGTAACGTAATATGGAACTGACGTGGAATTTAATCAGTCCAGTTTTATTCGAATATGGATTCCAATTTAGGGACATGTTCTTGCGGAAGAAAAACAATTACGTTATCGTATTTCTAAACTTAATCAAAATGATTATGGTTCAGATGATACGGGTGATGAACAGATGAAAAAATCGTTAGAAGTAAAGATGTTAATTTTAATAAGAATGCATTGTATAAGAATAAACTTGTAGCTGATTAAGTTTATTAAGTAACAACATGCACTATACCATAGAATGGTTATAACAACCACATTTTTAAAAATTTGAGAAATGATGTTGCAATTGGTAGACCATTGTATATATATTGCAGGGAGTTTTAAAATTATTGCAATTGAAatgcaaaaaaaaaagaaaaaagttAACAATTTGCTATCTATTGTAATAAGAATTGTTAGGCGTTACAGTACATTAAAAAATTTAGCCAAATAAGTGGCGGGCTTCTGCAATTTTGCTAGGCGGGATTTCACTAAAAAAATTGCCGGGCTTCCCAAACAAAAAAGAGGGCCCATAACCCGACATAACATTTTTAGACAAAGTAAACACACGCCGCATAAACACAGCGTATAAACACAACTCGAAGAAGAACACCGTAAGAGAGGAGTTTCTGAGGAGAAATCTGAAGCTGATAACAAATCTCGAAGAAGTTTGAAACTCCAAAAAGGTAAAACACAGATCCTTGCGTCAAATTTTTTTCCCTAAATCGATTATAAGTTTGATTACAAAATATCCTGTGATTGTTCTTCTTTTCAAATCTTAATCGATTATGTTTTCTATGTTCAATCTTGTTTCTTGTCCTCAAAATACATTTTAATCGATTGTGCATGTTCTGATTTTTTTAGTTATTTTGTTTAATCGACTGTGTATAATTTTAATTAGGGATTTCGTTTGTGATTATTGTATGAGTACTGACTTTGTTGTCACCGATTATAACTTAGTTTGTTTGATTTTTTGATTTAGTTTATAACTATGAGATCTTTCAATATGAATTTTAATTAGGAATGTTTAGGCTTGTATTGATAAAATCTCATTTTATAAATGAGATTTTATAATTATGATTATATAATTCATGATGTATGTCCTTTGTTTCCTTCTTTGTGTAGAAAATAAGTTTGTGAACAATCAATATGACTAGGGTTTCACTTCCGAAATACAGTGAGGCCTATAGTAATGGGGTGATAGATTTTGTACAAAAATGCTTTCGATAATTTTTCCACGGGATCTGAACTAAGATGCCCTTGCAAAGATTGTAGTAATCGTTTCTGGTTTTCTGAAGAAGACGTGTATGATCATCTCGTTAGTAACGGTCTGTGTCCATCGTTTGTTAATTGGGTATACGAAGTGCAAACCCCTAAGTTTAAAAAAGTTGATCAGGAGATGGATTGTGATAGTGGTATGGGCCTAGGTGAagattttgataaaatgattcgtgATGAAAGTAGAGTTAGGAATAGAATGAATGACACAGCAAAAAAGTTTTATAAGCTTGTTGAGGAAGTGAAACAACCTTTGTATCCGGGGTGTGAACAATTTACTCTTTTAGGATTTATAGTGAAACTTTACTTATTAAAGTGCACTCATGGTTTTACCGAGGGTGCCTTTAGCGGTATTCTAAAGTTGATAAAGGAGGCATTTCCCGATGTAAATCTGCCTTCTTCTTTTAATGTGGCCAAAAATATGATTAGAGAATTAAGTCTTGATTATCATAAAATACACGCTTGTCCGATTGCATGTTGTATTGGGGGGAAATATAAACTTAACAAAGTACAAATTTTGTGGGGTTTTAAGATGGAAACTCCCAAAAAACAGGTATGATACACCTATTTCTCCTTCACCTGTTTCTCTTGACTTAGAAGAAAAAAGTCGAAAGTTACTGCAAAAGTCTTACGATATTTCTCGTTGAAATCAAGGCTCCAATACTTATTCATGTGTAAAGACTACTCTAAACTCATGACATGACATGCACTAGGAAGAACAAAAGATGGAAAGCTATGACATCCGGCCGATGCAGAGGGTTGGAAGTCAATGGATGCTAACCATCCAAGTTTTGCAGCGGACCCTCGAAATCTCAGGTTAGGTTTAGCGGCAGATGAGATTAATCCTCATCGATCGATGAATATAAGCCACAGCACTTGGCCAATTATTCTAGTGAAATATAATCTTCCTCCTTGGTTGATTATGAAACCTGATAACTTAATTCTTTCGACACTAGTCCTTGGACCCGTGTACCATGGTAATGATATAGATGTATATATGCAGCCACTCATCGCTAAGTTGAAAGAATTATGGAAAGTAGGTTTAGAAACCTACGATGCCTATGTTGATAAAACATTCATGTTATGTTCGAGTCTCCTCTGGATCATTAGTGATTTTCCAAGGTATGCCATTTTATCGGGTTGGAGCACGAAGGTTAAGTTAGGTTGTCTGAATTGCCATTACTGTACTTCTTCATTGTATTTGAAGCATAGTCGTAAAGTCTGCTCTATGAACCACAGAAAATTCCTACCTCCGACCACAAGCATAGGTTTGATACTAGAAGATTTAATGGTAAGGTTGAAACTGATGTTTTCCCCCCTCCATTATCTGGAAAGGATATTAAAGAATTATTGCATGGATATGAAAATTAATTTGAGAAACGAGATGCAAAGAAGAGGAAAAGGGGTGTAGATTGCCCATTTA from Apium graveolens cultivar Ventura unplaced genomic scaffold, ASM990537v1 ctg8188, whole genome shotgun sequence carries:
- the LOC141704726 gene encoding receptor-like protein 7, producing the protein MNNIEGNNPPNLTNFRNLETVNLNGNRLEGIIPSPFAGFDALQVLDLGNNQIFDTLSEIYFRNFKAMINGEANKMKRRYMERRYGGAVVFAFIIGNWKLLARKPKWFAGIIAMELGLMPSSIAKLTVLESLDLSSNKLEGEIPQRLAGLYSLALLNLSCNQLRE